Genomic segment of Streptomyces longhuiensis:
GATCGTGCGCAGCGGAGGCAACGCGATCCTGTCCCGTCTCTACGACCAGCTGCGCGACCGCCAGCTGAGAATGGGCGTCGCCGTGATGCACTCGCACCCGGACCGGATCGCCAAGACGCTCACCGAGCACGAGGAGATCCTCGACGCGCTGCGCGCGGGCGACGCCGAGGCGGCCGTCGCCGTCGTCCGCCGCCACGTCGGCTGGTTCTCGAACCTGGCGCGGGGCGAGGTCCGATGAGCAGCTCCGCCGGCACCGTGTCGCTGCCCGGGGATCCGCCCGGCGGCCGCAGGGCCATGGGCGTCTGGTCCATCGGCGTCGCCGTCTACTTCGTCGCCGTCATCTTCCGCACCTCGCTGGGCGTCGCGGGCCTCGACGCCGTCGAGCGTTTCCACATCAACGCCTCGGCGCTGTCCACGTTCTCGATCCTCCAGCTGCTCGTGTACGCGGGTATGCAGATACCCGTCGGCCTGATGGTCGACCGGCTCGGCACCAAGCGCGTCCTGACGATCGGCGTCGTCCTCTTCACCGTCGGCCAGCTCGGCTTCGCGTTCTCGCCCTCGTACGGGACGGCCCTCGTCTCGCGCGCGCTGCTCGGCTGCGGCGACGCGATGACGTTCATCAGCGTGCTGCGGCTCGGCACGCGCTGGTTCCCCGCCCGGCGCGGGCCGCTGGTCGCGCAGCTCGCGGGTCTCGTCGGCATGGCCGGCAACCTCGTGTCGACCCTCGTGATCGCGCGGCTGCTGCACGGCGTCGGCTGGGAGGCCGCGTTCGCGGGCAGCGCGCTCGCCGGAGTCGTCGTGCTCGTCCTGATGCTGCTCTTCCTCAAGGACCACCCGGAAGGCTTCGAGCCGGAGCCCGTGCGGCACACCGGCGGGGCCTTCGTCCGCGGACAGATCCTCGCGTCCTGGCGCGAGCCGGGCACACGGCTCGGCCTGTGGGTCCACTTCACGACGCAGTTCCCGGCGATGGTGTTCCTGCTGCTGTGGGGCCTGCCGTTCCTGGTCGAGGCGCAGGGCCTCTCGCGCGGGACCGCCGGTGAACTGCTCACCCTCGTCGTGCTGTCCAACATGCTGATCGGGCTCGTCTACGGGCAGATCGTGGCCCGGCACCACACGGCCCGGCTGCCGCTCGCCCTCGGCACGGTCGCCGGTACGGCGCTGATGTGGGCCGTGACGATCGCCTACCCGGGGGACCACGCGCCGATGTGGCTGCTCGTCACGCTGTGCGTCGTGCTCGGGGCGTGCGGGCCCGCGTCCATGATCGGGTTCGACTTCGCGCGTCCGGCGAACCCGCCGGAGCGGCAGGGGACCGCGTCCGGGATCGTCAACATGGGCGGGTTCGTCGCGTCGATGACGACGTTGTTCGCGGTCGGGGTCCTGCTGGACGCGACCGGCGACAACTACCGCATCGCGTTCTCCGCGGTGTTCGTCCTCGAGGCGCTCGGGGTGAGCCAGATCCTGCGACTGCGCCGGCGCGCGGACCGCCGGGAGCGGGAGCGCCTGGTGGCGAGCCGGGTGGAGACGGTGCACGTGCCCGCGTGAGCGGTTCCTGCCTGAGGCTTCCGCGTAGACGTACGCGGCCTGAGCCGTGCCGCTCCTGAGCGGTACTCCGCCTGAGCCGTGCCGCTCCTGAGCGGTACTCCGCCTGAGCCGGCCCCTCCTGAGCGGTACTCCGCCAGAGCCGTACCCCTCCTGAGCCGTACCTGTGCAAGACGGACGTGCGTAGGACTTCCCGTGCCCGACGTCCCCGCACAAGCGACGGGCCCCGGTCGCCGTTTCCGGCACCGGGGCCTTTCCCGTCCGCTCCGCCGCCCCGGCCCCGTAAGGGCTACGGCGTCGTGGACAGCGAGTTCAGGATCGCCTGGGCGAGGTCCAGGTCGCCCTCCGTCTTGACGCGGTCGGACACCGCGTCGGGCGTCACGCGACCGCAGGCCAGCTTGACGTAGGTCTCCCAGTCGAGGGAGAGCGTCGCGGCCGGGCCCAGCGACGGGGCGCCGTCGATCGTGCCGCGCCCGTCCGCGTCGACACGCACCGTGCGCAGGAACTCGACCGGCCCGTGCACATCGAAGACCACCGCCGAGTTCGCGGGCGCGGAAGCGTCCTTCGCGACGACCTTCGGCAGAACGGCGAGCAGCATGTCGCGCGTGACGTACGCGCCTGGGGAGTCGAGGTTGCCCGGCCGGCCGACGGCCGCGCGCAGGTCCTGCTCGTGCACCCACACGTCGAACGCCCGCTTGCGCATGGCGAATTCGAGGGTCTCCTCCGTGCCGAGCGGCCCGCGCACCATCGCGCCCGGCTCACGCGACTCGTTGCGCAGCTGCCGGGAGCGCCGGATGATCGTGTACTCCAGCTCGGACGTCATCTCGGGCGCCGTGTGGTGGCGCCGCACGTCGACCTGCATCTCCATGTACCGCTGGTGCTCGTTCTGTACGTGGTACAGGTCGCGCGGCAGTGTGTGGATGGGCCGCGGGTCACCGAGCATCTCGCAGTCGAGGCCGATGACATGGGACACGATGTCCCGCACCGACCAGCCGGGGCATGGCGTGGCCCGGTTCCATTCGCCCTCCACCAGGGGCGTCACCAGCTCGGATATCGCTTCGATGGAATGGGTCCAGGCATCGGCGTAGGACTGAAGACTGGGGTGGAGACTCACGGAACGGGACCCCTCGGGCGGTTGTGGCGCGGGCAGTGGGTGTCTTGGAACGCGTCTGCGGGGGTCCGGGGGGAACCCCCGGAAATGCACAGTACGCTGCTGGCAGGCACCCCGGCAGTGCTTTCGTGTGACGATCGTAGGCCTGTGTAGACGGCTCGAATGCCAGGACGGTGGTAGTGTGCGCGCCTCGCTCATCCAGATCCGTGTAGATGATGACGAATCGCCCCATTCCCGTCGGCTGCGCGCCGCTTCGATGGTGCGGGAACAAGCCGGGTCCGCCGACCTCGTCGTCCTCCCCGAGCTGTGGACCACCGGAGCCTTCGCCTACGAGGCCTTCGCGACCGAGGCGGAGCCCTTGGAGGGCCCGACGTACGAGGCGATGGCGAAGGCCGCGCGCGACGCCGGCGTCTGGCTGCACGCGGGCACGATCCCCGAGCGCGACCCCGACGGGCCGCTCTACAACACCGCGCTCGTCTTCTCCCCGGACGGCGAACTCGCCGCCGCCTACCGCAAGATCCACCGCTTCGGCTTCGACAAGGGCGAGGCCGTGCTGATGAGCGCGGGCGAAGAACTCGTCACCGTACGCCTGCCGGAAACCGTCCTCGGCGTCACCACCTGCTACGACCTGCGCTTCCCCGAGCTGTACCGGGGCCTCGTCGACCGGGGTGCCGAGACGCTCCTCGTGTCCGCCGGCTGGCCCGAGCGGCGCCGCGCGCACTGGACGCTGCTCGCCCAGGCGCGCGCCGTCGAGAACCAGGCGTACGTACTGGCCTGCGGCACCGCCGGTACGCACGCGAGGGTGCCGCAGGCCGGACACAGCGTCGTCGTCGACCCGTGGGGCCAGATCGTGGCGGAGGCAGGCGCCGAGGAGGAGATCCTCACCGTCGAGTTCGACGCGGCGGGCGTCGCCGCGTCGCGCGAGCGCTTCCCGGCGCTCAAGGACCGGCGGCTGGGGCTGGAGCCGCCTCGGCGGTGAGGGAGCGCATGCCCGTGCCGACTGCCGTCAGCCGTCCCCCCGCTCCTTCTCCGCCAGGTGGATCACGCACACCGCGATGGCGATGAGCAGCGCCGGGTCCGCGTCCTCACGGATGACGTCGACGCCGTACGTGTCGCGGACCCGGAGCCAGCGGCGTGAGATGTGGGCGAGCATCTCGCCGTCGTACTCGACGACGAACTCGCGGTCCAGGATCTTTCCGCTGACGTCGAGCTCGGTGCCGTCGACCAGTTCGACCCGGTAGTGGTTGCGCAGCAGCGACAGGCGCTTGCGCTTGATCTTGGCGAGGGCCTCGTCTCCGCGCTCGATGACCATCGTGTCGCGCAGGGCGAACATCTTCTCGTGGATGTCGATGAGCACCCGCCCGTCGGGCCCCTTCAGCTCGAAGGTGTCCCGCAGGCGCATCGCCTTGCCGTCGACGAGGAAGGCCTTGTGGCCCTGCTCGTCCTCGATCCAGTAGTCCTCGCCCACCGCGAAGAGCCGCTCTCGAACTTCGTATCTCATACGTCGAAGGGTGCCCAGCCCGCGCGCGCGGACTCTCCCCCCTCACTCGGGCGGCCGTGTCCCGAGGCGGCGGGCGAGGGGCGGCTCCTGGGCGAGGACGTACCCCGTGGCGATCCCCACGCACACGACCGTGAACAGCACGATGAGCCACGACAGCAGGCTGAACACGAGACCGAGGGGGCCGAACGCCGCCACGGAGCGGTTCAGCGTCACCGGCATGTAGAAGCGCGACGCCCAGGCGAGGACGACCACGCCCACGCCGGTCAGAAGCGCGCCCGGCAGCAGCGGCAGCCATGGCACGCGGCCGCCGAGCAGCATGTGCTGCGTCCACCACCACAGCAGGGTGCTCGACGCGAACGACAGCGGCAGGCCGAGCCAGGCGCCCAAGCCGAAACCGTCGCTCAGCAGCCCCTGGACCGTCAGCGCGGACAGCCACACCAGCAGCCACACCGGCCACCGCCACGCGATGAGGCGCAGGCCCGCGGGCGGCACGTGCCAGGAGCGCTCGCACACGCGTTGCAGGGCTCGGCTGCACGAGGTCGCCGACAGCAGCGTGACGAGGACGCCGACGGCCCCCGAGGTGTCGCGTGCGGTGTCGTCGGGCGTCCCGAACACCTGCCGGACCTGGTCGAGGGCGGGTCCGGACAGGCCGAGCGAGTACGTCGCCGACTCGATGAGGCGGTCGCCCATGGCGGTCGGGGCGAACGCGGCGATGACGAAGAGCACCGGGATCGCCGTCAGGAAGGCCTGCGCGGCCAGCCGCGTCGAGGAGTCGAGGAGGCTCACGTCCACCATCTGCCGGGTCAGGCGCGTGAGGAACGGCAGCCGCTCCCGCAGTTCACCGGCCCGCGCGGTGCCCCACCGCGTGACCTTGGCCAGAGTCCCGGCGAGACCGCCGCGCGCGCTGTCGTCCGTCATAGCTGCCAAGCGTCGGCCACGCGCCCGCCGCACAGAGGGCGGACGCGCCGCCGGGACCTGCGGCGGCTGCCGGGATGCGGGGCCGGAGGTACGGCTCCACGGCGTCGGCCGAACCTGGCCGGGCCTAAGACAGCGCCGCCTCCGCCGGGCCCCGGCCGAACCGTCTGCGGTACGCCGACGGGCTCAGGCCCGTTTCCCGGCGGAGCCGGGCGCGCAGGTTCGCGGCGGTGCCCAGGCCGCTGCGGGCGGCCACCACGTCGAGGCGTTCCTCGCCGCGTTCGATGAGGCGACAGGCCAGGGCGACCCGTTCGCCGGTGAGCCAGGCCAGCGGGGTCGTGCCGAGTTCGGCGCGGAAGCGGCGGTGCAGGGTGGCGGGGCTGACCGCGGCGTGCGCGGCGAGGTCGGTCACGCTCAGCGGCTCGCCGATCCGCTCCTGCGCCCACGCGAGCAGCGGCGCGAGAGACTCGTCCGGCACCGCGGGCACGGGCCGCTCCACGAACTGCCGCTGGCCGCCGTCCCGGTGGGCGGCGAACACGAGCCGTCGCGACACCGCGTTGGCGATCTCGGCGCCGTGGTCACGGCGGACGACGTGCAGTCCGAGATCGAGCGCGGACGCGCTGCCGGACGCGGTGAGGATGTCCCCGTCGTCCACGAACAGCACGTCGGGTTCGAGGTGTACCCCGGGGAAGCGGGAGCGGAAGGAGTCCGCCCACATCCAGTGGCAGGCGGCCCGTCGCCCGTCGAGGAGTCCGGCCTCGGCGATGGTGAACGCGCCCGAGCAGAACCCGATGAGCCGGGCGCCCCGCGCGTGCGCCCGGCGCACGGCGTCGAGGACGGCGGGCCGCCTCGGCACGTCGGTGTCGGGCCGATTGGGCACGATCAGCGTGTCCGCGGACTCGGCCGCGTCGAGATCGGCGATGTCGGTCAGGGTGAAGAACCCGTCCCGCATCACGGTCCGCGTCCGCGGCGAGCAGAGCTGGAAGTCGTACAGCTCACGGCCGAGTTCGGGCCGGCGCAGGCCGAAGACCTCGATGGCGCAGGACAGCTCGAAGGGGTTGGAGTTCTCGTCGACGATCACCACGACGCGGTGCGGCGGGCGCTGCGACAGGTCCCGTGAGAGGCGCTGCGAGGATTCTTTCGCCATATGCGATTTCTAGCACTCGCCGCGGAGCGGTGCCGGGCGCAGGATCGGCGTATGACCAGCCGCGAGAACACGCCGATCGCCCTCGACGAGGCCCTGGCCTCCTTCGACGCCCTGTGGAGTCCCCGCATCGTCACCCGCGTCAACGACTACGACGTCCGCGTCGCGAAGGTCGAGGGAGACCATGTCTGGCACGTGCACGACGACACGGACGAGTTCTTCCTGGTCGTCGACGGCGAGCTGACCATCGCCCTGCGCGAGCCGGCGGGCGAGCGCGATGTCGTCCTGCCCCGGGGCTCGGTCTTCACGGTTCCGCGCGGGACGTGGCACAAGCCGCGCTCCCCGAAGGGTGCCTCGATCCTTCTCCTGGAGCCCACCGGAACCCCCACGGTCGGGGACCACCACGACGACGTCCCTGATCATGTGGATGCCACTACGGGGCATGCGCTCGCTTAGTGGCACCCTTGACCCATGAACGATGTCGACCCCGCACCCCGTCGCGCCCGTGTCCGTGCCCCCGAGCTCATCGGCAAGGGCGGCTGGCTCAATACGGGTGGTAAGCAATACACCCTGGCTGACCTGCGGGGACGCATCGTCATTCTGGATTTCTGGACATTTTGTTGTGTGAATTGCCTGCATGTCCTCGACGAGCTGCGTGAGCTCGAGGAGAAGCACCGGGACACCGTCGTGATCGTCGGGGTGCACTCGCCGAAGTTCGTGCACGAGGCCGAGCACGCCGCCGTGGTCGACGCCGTCGAGCGGTACAACGTCGAGCACCCCGTCCTCGACGACCCCGAGCTGGCGACCTGGAAGCAGTACGCCGTCCGGGCCTGGCCGACTCTCGCGGTGATCGACCCCGAGGGGTACGTCGTCGCGCAGCACGCCGGCGAGGGGCACGCCCACGCCATCGAGAAGCTGGTCGAGCAGCTGGAGGCGGAGCACGGCGCGAAGGGGACGCTGCGCCGCGGCGACGGGCCGTACGTCGCCCCCGAGCCGGTCGCGACGGATCTGCGCTTCCCCGGCAAGGCGCTCGTGCTGCCGTCCGGGAACTTCCTGGTCTCCGACACGACCCGGCACCAGCTCGTCGAACTGGCCGAGGACGGCGAGAGCGTCGTACGGCGGATCGGCTCGCCCGGCGACTTCAACGAGCCGCAGGGCCTCGCGCTCCTCGACGACACGACCGTCGTCGTGGCCGACACGGTGCACCACTCGCTGAAGGCCCTGGACCTCACGAGCGGGGACATCACGACGCTCGCGGGCACCGGCAAGCAGTGGTGGCAGGGCGCGCCGACCAGCGGCCCCGCCCTCGAGGTGTCGCTGTCCTCGCCGTGGGACGTCGCCGTGTTCGGCGGCAAGGTGTGGATCGCCATGGCGGGCGTGCACCAGCTGTGGACGTACGACCCGGAGTCGAAGAGTGTCGCCGTCGCGGCGGGCACGACGAACGAGGGGCTCGTCGACGGGCCGGGGGCCGAGGCGTGGTTCGCGCAGCCGTCCGGGCTCGCGGCGACCGGTGAGCGGCTGTGGGTGGCGGACTCGGAGACGTCCGCGCTGCGGTACGTCGACCTGGACGGCGCCGTGCACACGGCGGTCGGTACGGGTCTCTTCGACTTCGGGCACCGGGACGGTGCCGCCGAACAGGCCTTGTTCCAGCACCCGTTGGGCGTGACGGCCCTGCCGGACGGCTCGGTCGCGGTCTCGGACACGTACAACCACGCCCTGCGTCGCTACGACCCGGCGACCGGTGAGGTCACCACGCTGGCGACGGATCTGCGGGAGCCCAGCGACGCGGTGCTCGTGGGCGGGGACTCCGCAGACATCGTCGTGGTGGAGTCGGCGCGGCACCGGCTGACGCGGCTGCGGCTTCCGGAGGAGGCCGTGCGGGTCGAGTCGGTCGCGCACCGGACGCAGCGCGCGGCGACCGAGGTCGCCGCCGGCAAGCTCCAGCTGGACGTGATCTTCCAGGCTCCGGCGGGTCAGAAGCTCGATGTGCGGTACGGGCCCTCGACCCGGCTCCTGGTCTCCTCCACCCCGCCCGAGCTGCTGGTCGCGGGGGACGGGGCGGACACGGACCTGTCGCGCGAGCTGGTCCTGAACCCGGAGGTGGCGGAGGGCGTCCTGCACGTGTCGGCGATGGCCGCCTCGTGCGACGACGACCCGGCCAACGAGTACCCGGCCTGCCACGTCCACCAGCAGGACTGGGGCGTGCCGGTCCGGCTCACCGGGGGTGGCGCGGACCGGCTGCCGCTGGTGCTGGCGGGGATGGACGACCGGGGCTGATCCGGACTGTCACGGGCTGACCGGGGCCGACGGAGTGCCGGTCAGCCGGCATACGGGCGCGTGGTGTTCCAGGAGAGCACCTCGATGCCGTCGGCGCGCTTGCCGGCGTACTCCACCTCGCCGGGCGTGACCAGCTTGACGGACTCGCTCGAGTCGTCGGAGTTGTTCCTGACCAGGGACAGGCGGATCGACGTGAAGTAGTCGTCCTCGGCCTTGGTCTCCTGGTAGACGTCGATCGCGGAGTAGACCGTGCCGCCGGGCTGCACGACGATCGGCTGGGCGGGCTGCTGGTCGTCCTTGGCGAGCGGCGCGTCGCCGTTGGCCTCGCCCGGGGTCACGACGGGGAACTTCTGCACGGTGCAGGCCGTGGCGGAGCGGTTGACGGCGGTGATGAGCAGGTGGTCGCCCTGCTGCTCGGGGTTCTCGCGCTTGAGGGAGTAGTCGAGGTAGCCGACCTTGCACTCGGGGGTCTTCTTGGCCGCCGTGCCGCCGGTCGTGCCGGTGCCGCCGGCGGTGTTCTTGCCGGTGCCGGTCTGCTTCGCGCCGGCCGCCGTGGCGTCCGTGCCGCCGGAGGCCTTCGAGGAGCCGGTGCCCGAGCCGCTGTCCTTGGCATCCGAACCGGCGGAGCCGGTGGCCGTCCTGTCCGTGGAGGCGGCGCCCGAGTCCTTGGTGCCCTCGCCGCTGTTGCAGGCGGTGAGGGACAGGCTCAGGGCCGCGAGGGCGGCGACGGCGAGGACGGTGCGGGAACGGTTGCGGTGGGTGTTCATGGTGGGCTCCCCCGTGTGAATGGTCCGTGCGAAAGGTCCGTGTGAAGACGGTCCGTGCGTGCGGTCTGCTGTGTGGTCGGCACCGTTGTCTCGGTGCTGACTTCAGCTTCGGGGGTGCCTCTCTCGATCGGCTTGCGTGCCGCTAACGATCCGCTGGCAACCCGTCCAGGGCCTTCCGCGCGGCCGCCACGCCGTCCTCGAACCCGGCCGACTCGGCTGTCCGCAGGGCCTGTCCGAGCAGGTCGGCGGCGTCGTCGGGGCGTCCGAGGGCGGACAGCGCCTCGCCGCAGGCGGTCTGCAGCAGCACCCGCCGGGCGGCCTCGTCGGACGAGGTCATGTCGAGGGCCCGTACGGCGTGCGAGAGGGCCGCTTCATGGGCGCCCGTGTCGAGGCAGTGCCGGGCCAGATGGTGCAGCGCGAGCGCCTCCGTCGGCGGGTGCTGGGCCTGCACGGCGAGGGTGACGGCGCGGGACAGGAGGAGCCCGGCGCGGTCGTGCGCGCCGGTGCCGTTGAGCGCGACGGCGAGGTTGACGCAGGCGATGGCCTCGCTGGTGACGTCGCCGGCGCGGGCCGCGAGTCCGGGGGCCTGTTCGAGGTGGACGAGGGCCTCGTCGTCCCTGCCTTCCTCGTGGAGGATCCAGCCGAGCAGGGCGCGGGCCCGCGACTGCGCGTCCGGGTCGTCCTCGTGCTCCGCCGAGGCGAGGCACTGTTCGAGCAGCGGGACCCAGCCGTCGCCGACGCGCAGCAGGATCACGGGCCACAGGAGGAGGGCGATCCGCCAGGCCCGGTCGTGCAGTTGGGCGCCGGCGGCCGCGGCGACGGCGCCTTCCAGGCCGGACCGCTCGGCCTCGAACCAGTCGAGTGCGGCGGCGCGGTCGGGGAACTCCCGCACGGCGACGGCGGGCCGGATGTCCGCGGGCAGGGCGCAGCAGGGGCGGCTCTCGGGGTGGGCGGCGGCGGCCGCGGCGAGGGCGGTGCGCAGGTAGTGGTCGAGGAGGCGTCCGAGCGGTTCGGCGGCGGGCTCGGGTGTGAGGGTGCGCGCGTAGAGGCGTACGAGGTCGTGGGGTGTGCGGCGGCCTCCGGCCGATTCGGCGACCAGGTGGGCGGCGGCGAGCCGGCCGAGCGCGGTGTCGGCCTCGTCGGGGGTGGTGCCGGTGAGCGCGGCGGCCGTGAAGCGGTCGAGGTCGGATCCGGTGTGCAGTCCGATGAGTCCGAAGAGTTCGGCGGCGGGTGCGGGCAGGTGCCGGACGGTGAGCCGCAGCGCGGCCGATACGCCGGTGTCCTCGATGTCGAGCAGGCTCAGCCGGCGCTGTTCGTCGGCGAGTTCACCGGCCATCGCGGCCAGGGTGCCGTCGGGGCGCTCGGCGAGGCGGGCCGCGGTGACGCGCAGGGCGAGCGGCAGTCCGTCGCACAGGCCCGCGAGGCGTTCGACGGCGGCGGGTTCGGCGGACACGCGCTCGTCGCCGAGTACGGCGGCGAGGAGTCCGGCCGCGTCGCCGGGCGGCAGGGGGTTCAGGGGCACGGGGGTCGCGGCGTCGGAGGCGACGAGGCCGCCGAGCCGGTCGCGGCTGGTGATGAGGGTGGCGCAGTGGTCGCCGCCGGGGAGCAGGGGGCGGACCTGGGCGGAGGTGCGGGCGTTGTCGAGGACGACGAGGAGGCGGCGGCGTGCGGCGAGGGAGCGGTAGAGGGCGCCCATCGCGGCGGTGGTCTCGGGGATCCGCCGGGCCGGGACGCCGAGCGCGAGGAGGAACTCCCGCAGCACGGTGGGTGTTTCGGGGGCGGGGGTGTCGCTGAAGCCGCGCAGGTCGGCGAAGAGGACGCCGTCGGGGAACCGGTCGTGGCGCGCGTGACGGCGGTGGGCCCAGTGCACGGCCAGCGCGGTCTTGCCGACGCCGGCGGGCCCGGCCAGCAGACAGACGGGCGCGTCGTCGCCGGACAGCACCTGGTCGAGGGCGCCGAGCTCGGCCCCCCGCCCGGAGAAGCCACGCGGGAGGCGGGGCAGCAGGTTGGGCGTGGGCGTGGGGGGCTCGGCGGGGGTGTGTACGGGGGTGGGGGCGGCGGGGTGTTCGGGGTAGGGGTCGACGGCGGGTCGGGATCCGGTGTCGTTCCGGGGTTCTGGCCCGGACGCGCTGTCGGGGGAGCCCTGGATCCCCGTACCGGTGTCGGGCGGCGTGGCGGCTTCCAGGGACGCGGACCCGGACGGGGACAGAGGCAGGGACGGTGACGGGTCGGGTCCGGTGCCGTCGGCCGGCTCGCCGGACGCGGGCCGCGACGGCGGGACGGTTTCCACGGGACCGGCCGACGGCTTCGCCCGCGCCCGCGGCAGTGACGCGAACGCGGCCTGGGGCGGCGCCTGCGCCGACGGCGTCCCCAGGATGGTCCGGTACGCCGCCGCGAGGACCGGCCCGGGATCGACGCCGAGTTCGTCGGCGAGGAGCCGCCGCGTGCGGTGGTAGTGGTCGAGGGCATCGGACTGCCGCCCGGAGCGGCCGAGCGCGAGGACGAGCGCGGCGGCGAGCGACTCGCGCAGGGGGTGGGCCACCGACTCGGGGCGCAGGACGGCAGCCGCCCGCGCGTGCTCGCCGAGCTGCCCGTACGCCTCCGAGAGCCCTTCCACGGAGGCTATGCGCAGCTCTTCGAGGGCGAGCGCGGCGGCTTCCAGGGGCGCGCTGCGCACGGTGCCGGTGAGTGCGGGTCCCTGCCACAGGGAGAGGGCCTCGCGGAGCATCTGGACGGTGTCGGCGGGGCGGTGCTGGAGCCGGGCGAGGGCGACCAGTTCCTCGAACCGGTGGGCGTCGAGGAGGGTCTCCGAGAGCTGGAGCGCGTAGGCGGAGCCCTGGGTGGTCAGCCGGATGCCGTACATCTCGGCGTCGTGCGCGGTGAGCAGGGCCCGCAGGCGTGAGACGTGGCTCTGCAGGACGGCCTTGGCGTGGAGGGGCGGTTCGTCCTCCCACAGGGCGGCGATCAGCTGCTCGACGCGGACGACGCTGTTGGGCCGCAGCAGCAGCATGGCGAGGAGGCCTGAGCGTTTGGCGGGGCCCAGCGGCAGTTCACCGGTCTCCGTCACGACCGCGACGGTGCCGAGAATCCTGAACTCCACGCCCGGTGTCCTCCCTCGGCCCCCCGCACGGCAAAGGTCGAGTTTACCGCCGGGGGGTCTGCGGGCTGCGGGGCACCGCCTGTCGGGGAGGTCAGCCCTCCAGGAAGGCGACGAGCGCGTTCGCGAGGAGGAACGGGTCGTCGGAGGCGCACAGTTCGCGGCAGCTGTGCATGGAGAGGATCGCGACGCCGATGTCGACGGTCTTGATGCCGTGGCGGGCCGCCGTGATCGGGCCGATCGTGGTGCCGCAGGGCATGGAGTTGTTGGAGACGAACGACTGGAAGGGCACGCCGGCCTTCTCGCACGCGGCGGCGAACACGGCGCGGCCCGAACCGTCGGTGGCGTAGCGGTTGTTGACGTTGACCTTGAGGATGGGGCCGCCGCCGGCGCGGGGGTGGTGGGTGGGGTCGTGGCGCTCGGCGTAGTTGGGGTGCACGGCGTGACCGGTGTCGGACGACAGGCACACCGTCCCGGCGAAGGCGCGGGCCTTGTCCTCGTACGAGCCTCCGCGCGCGAACACCGAACGCTCCAGGACGCCGCCGAGCAGCGGGCCGTCGGCGCCGGTGTCGGACTGCGACCCGTTCTCCTCGTGGTCGAAGGCGGCGAGGACCGGGATGCAGGGGAGGTCGTCCGAGGCGGACACG
This window contains:
- a CDS encoding maleylpyruvate isomerase family mycothiol-dependent enzyme; translated protein: MSLHPSLQSYADAWTHSIEAISELVTPLVEGEWNRATPCPGWSVRDIVSHVIGLDCEMLGDPRPIHTLPRDLYHVQNEHQRYMEMQVDVRRHHTAPEMTSELEYTIIRRSRQLRNESREPGAMVRGPLGTEETLEFAMRKRAFDVWVHEQDLRAAVGRPGNLDSPGAYVTRDMLLAVLPKVVAKDASAPANSAVVFDVHGPVEFLRTVRVDADGRGTIDGAPSLGPAATLSLDWETYVKLACGRVTPDAVSDRVKTEGDLDLAQAILNSLSTTP
- a CDS encoding cupin domain-containing protein encodes the protein MTSRENTPIALDEALASFDALWSPRIVTRVNDYDVRVAKVEGDHVWHVHDDTDEFFLVVDGELTIALREPAGERDVVLPRGSVFTVPRGTWHKPRSPKGASILLLEPTGTPTVGDHHDDVPDHVDATTGHALA
- a CDS encoding GlxA family transcriptional regulator, which translates into the protein MAKESSQRLSRDLSQRPPHRVVVIVDENSNPFELSCAIEVFGLRRPELGRELYDFQLCSPRTRTVMRDGFFTLTDIADLDAAESADTLIVPNRPDTDVPRRPAVLDAVRRAHARGARLIGFCSGAFTIAEAGLLDGRRAACHWMWADSFRSRFPGVHLEPDVLFVDDGDILTASGSASALDLGLHVVRRDHGAEIANAVSRRLVFAAHRDGGQRQFVERPVPAVPDESLAPLLAWAQERIGEPLSVTDLAAHAAVSPATLHRRFRAELGTTPLAWLTGERVALACRLIERGEERLDVVAARSGLGTAANLRARLRRETGLSPSAYRRRFGRGPAEAALS
- a CDS encoding LURP-one-related/scramblase family protein, yielding MRYEVRERLFAVGEDYWIEDEQGHKAFLVDGKAMRLRDTFELKGPDGRVLIDIHEKMFALRDTMVIERGDEALAKIKRKRLSLLRNHYRVELVDGTELDVSGKILDREFVVEYDGEMLAHISRRWLRVRDTYGVDVIREDADPALLIAIAVCVIHLAEKERGDG
- a CDS encoding YhjD/YihY/BrkB family envelope integrity protein, whose protein sequence is MTDDSARGGLAGTLAKVTRWGTARAGELRERLPFLTRLTRQMVDVSLLDSSTRLAAQAFLTAIPVLFVIAAFAPTAMGDRLIESATYSLGLSGPALDQVRQVFGTPDDTARDTSGAVGVLVTLLSATSCSRALQRVCERSWHVPPAGLRLIAWRWPVWLLVWLSALTVQGLLSDGFGLGAWLGLPLSFASSTLLWWWTQHMLLGGRVPWLPLLPGALLTGVGVVVLAWASRFYMPVTLNRSVAAFGPLGLVFSLLSWLIVLFTVVCVGIATGYVLAQEPPLARRLGTRPPE
- a CDS encoding carbon-nitrogen family hydrolase; this encodes MRASLIQIRVDDDESPHSRRLRAASMVREQAGSADLVVLPELWTTGAFAYEAFATEAEPLEGPTYEAMAKAARDAGVWLHAGTIPERDPDGPLYNTALVFSPDGELAAAYRKIHRFGFDKGEAVLMSAGEELVTVRLPETVLGVTTCYDLRFPELYRGLVDRGAETLLVSAGWPERRRAHWTLLAQARAVENQAYVLACGTAGTHARVPQAGHSVVVDPWGQIVAEAGAEEEILTVEFDAAGVAASRERFPALKDRRLGLEPPRR
- a CDS encoding thioredoxin-like domain-containing protein; the encoded protein is MNDVDPAPRRARVRAPELIGKGGWLNTGGKQYTLADLRGRIVILDFWTFCCVNCLHVLDELRELEEKHRDTVVIVGVHSPKFVHEAEHAAVVDAVERYNVEHPVLDDPELATWKQYAVRAWPTLAVIDPEGYVVAQHAGEGHAHAIEKLVEQLEAEHGAKGTLRRGDGPYVAPEPVATDLRFPGKALVLPSGNFLVSDTTRHQLVELAEDGESVVRRIGSPGDFNEPQGLALLDDTTVVVADTVHHSLKALDLTSGDITTLAGTGKQWWQGAPTSGPALEVSLSSPWDVAVFGGKVWIAMAGVHQLWTYDPESKSVAVAAGTTNEGLVDGPGAEAWFAQPSGLAATGERLWVADSETSALRYVDLDGAVHTAVGTGLFDFGHRDGAAEQALFQHPLGVTALPDGSVAVSDTYNHALRRYDPATGEVTTLATDLREPSDAVLVGGDSADIVVVESARHRLTRLRLPEEAVRVESVAHRTQRAATEVAAGKLQLDVIFQAPAGQKLDVRYGPSTRLLVSSTPPELLVAGDGADTDLSRELVLNPEVAEGVLHVSAMAASCDDDPANEYPACHVHQQDWGVPVRLTGGGADRLPLVLAGMDDRG
- a CDS encoding MFS transporter; translation: MSSSAGTVSLPGDPPGGRRAMGVWSIGVAVYFVAVIFRTSLGVAGLDAVERFHINASALSTFSILQLLVYAGMQIPVGLMVDRLGTKRVLTIGVVLFTVGQLGFAFSPSYGTALVSRALLGCGDAMTFISVLRLGTRWFPARRGPLVAQLAGLVGMAGNLVSTLVIARLLHGVGWEAAFAGSALAGVVVLVLMLLFLKDHPEGFEPEPVRHTGGAFVRGQILASWREPGTRLGLWVHFTTQFPAMVFLLLWGLPFLVEAQGLSRGTAGELLTLVVLSNMLIGLVYGQIVARHHTARLPLALGTVAGTALMWAVTIAYPGDHAPMWLLVTLCVVLGACGPASMIGFDFARPANPPERQGTASGIVNMGGFVASMTTLFAVGVLLDATGDNYRIAFSAVFVLEALGVSQILRLRRRADRRERERLVASRVETVHVPA